In the genome of Microbacterium paraoxydans, the window GCTCGTCGACATCGGCGACACCGGAGCCGTCCAGGCGGATCGTCCCCCGGGTGGGGGTGTCCAGCCCGCCGATGAGGCGCAGCAGTGTCGACTTCCCACACCCGGACGGACCGACGACGGCGACGATCTCCCCGGCGGCGATGTCCAGGTCGAGATCGCGGAGCACCTCGCGTCGCCCCTGCGCGAGCGGGAACGACCGCGCGATGCCGCCGAGGCGCACAGGCTGTGCGGAGCCCGTTGTCTTCGGGGCCTCAGCGGTGCGCGACGCAGGGGGCAGGAGGGCGGTCATGTCCCCATGCTGTCGGAGGCTCCGGAATGTTACGAATGCGGCCGTAATGTTGCGTCACGCAGCTGTTCCGCTGGTTTCCGGGCATACGAAAAGGGCCGCCACGCCCGCCGTGAGGCGGGGTGACGACCCTTTTCGGAGTGTTGCTTAGGAGTTGCCGCCCGAGAGCTTCTCGCGCAGAGCCGCGAGAGCCTCGTCATCGGCGAGCGTGCCGGCGCCGGCCGACTCGCTCGAGAAGGACTGGCCGCCGAAGTCGTCGCCGGCCGCAGCCTCGGCCTCGGCCGCCTTCGCGACCTGAGCCTTGTGCGCCTCCCAGCGAGCCTGGGCCGCAGCGTACTCCTGCTCCCATGCCTCGCGCTGGGCGTCGAAGCCTTCCTTCCACGCACCGGTCTCGGCGTCGAAGCCCTCCGGGTACTTGTACTCGCCGTTCTCGTCGTACTCGGCGAGCATGCCGTACAGGGCCGGGTCGAACTCGGTGCCGTTGGGGTCGACCGACTCGTTGGCCTGCTTCAGCGACAGCGAGATGCGACGACGCTCGAGGTCGATGTCGATGACCTTGACGAAGACCTCTTCGCCGACCGACACGACCTGCTCGGCCAGCTCGACGTGCTTGCTGGAGAGCTCGGAGATGTGGACGAGGCCCTCGATGCCGTCGGCGACGCGGACGAACGCACCGAACGGGACGAGCTTGGTGACCTTACCCGGCGTGACCTGACCGATCGCGTGGGTGCGGGCGAAGACCTGCCACGGGTCCTCCTGCGTCGCCTTCAGCGACAGGGAGACGCGCTCGCGGTCGAGGTCGACCTCGAGGATCTCGACGGTGACCTCCTGGCCCACCTCGACGACCTCGGAGGCGTGCTCGATGTGCTTCCAGGACAGCTCGGAGACGTGCACGAGGCCGTCCACGCCACCCAGGTCCACGAACGCACCGAAGTTGACGATCGAGGAGACGACACCCTTGCGGACCTGACCCTTGTGCAGGTTGTTCAGGAACGTGGTGCGCGACTCCGACTGCGTCTGCTCGAGCAGCGCGCGGCGGCTCAGGACGACGTTGTTGCGGTTCTTGTCGAGCTCGAGGATCTTCGCCTCG includes:
- the rpsA gene encoding 30S ribosomal protein S1; amino-acid sequence: MTTATTAPATKQVAINDIGSAEDFLAAVEKTLKFFNDGDIIEGTIVKIDRDEVLLDVGYKTEGVIPSRELSIKHDVDPNEVVKVGDEVEALVLQKEDKEGRLILSKKRAQYERAWGDVEKIKENDGVVTGTVIEVVKGGLIVDIGLRGFLPASLIELRRVRDLTPYLGQEIEAKILELDKNRNNVVLSRRALLEQTQSESRTTFLNNLHKGQVRKGVVSSIVNFGAFVDLGGVDGLVHVSELSWKHIEHASEVVEVGQEVTVEILEVDLDRERVSLSLKATQEDPWQVFARTHAIGQVTPGKVTKLVPFGAFVRVADGIEGLVHISELSSKHVELAEQVVSVGEEVFVKVIDIDLERRRISLSLKQANESVDPNGTEFDPALYGMLAEYDENGEYKYPEGFDAETGAWKEGFDAQREAWEQEYAAAQARWEAHKAQVAKAAEAEAAAGDDFGGQSFSSESAGAGTLADDEALAALREKLSGGNS